Within Candidatus Thermoplasmatota archaeon, the genomic segment GCCAAGGCAAAGACGTACACGATGTCCGACCTCGCCGAGTACGTGTCGAAGAAGGGCGGCGTCTCCACGAAGGACGCCCGCAAGATCATCAAGCTCACGTTCGAGGGCGTCGCGACCGGCCTCAAGAAGAACGACCGCGTCGCCATCACGGGCATGGGCTCCTTCTCGAAGAAGACCAAGCCCGCCCAGCGCGGCGGCAAGAAGGCGAAGAACCCCTTCACGGGCGAGGAGTACATCACCAAGCCCAAGCCCGCCTCGACGAAGGTCAAGTTCCGCCCCGCGGGCGCCTTCAAGGGCCTCGTCGGCTGAACCCCTTCCGCCCGGCCCCCGGGCCGGGCGCTCTCTTCCTTTCCGCTCTTCTCGACCTCACGGTCGCCACGCGTATTCGGCGTAGCGGAAGCGCCCGCGCGCGTCCACCGGGACCCCCTCCCGCCGCAGGCGACGGATCTGCTCCGCGCGCAGCGACGGGTCGCGGATGCGCACCTCGCCGCCGGCCCCCACGACCCGGTGCCACGGCACGTCCGTCGAGCCCGTGAACCGGAGGGCCGCCGCGACGGCGCGCGCGGCGCGGGCGCGGCCCGCGAGAAGGCCCACGTCCCCGTAGCTCAGGACGCGCCCGGGAGGGATCGCCCGCACGGCGTTCCACACCGCGACCGGGAACGGAACGTCGGGATCGAATCGGGCCCGGCGGCGCGTCATGGCTGGGCGAACGTCCGCGCCGCCATTGTAGCTTCCGCCGGGCGCATGCTCATGAGCCCCGCCGCGCCTCGCCGCGCGTGCAACCGCGACGGTGGCTGGGCGCCGACGGCGCGACGAACCTCGCGCTCCTCGTGCTCCTCGGAGCCGTGTGGGGCGTCTCGTTCATGGTCATCACGATGGGGTTCGCGAGCTTCAGCCCCCTCCTTCTCGCGGCGATCCGGTTCGACCTCGCGGGCGCGCTCCTCCTCGCCGTGGCCGCGGCGTGGCGGCCCGGCGCGCTCGTCCCGCGGGGCCGCCGCGCGTGGATGGCGGTCGCCTTCGCCTCCCTGCTGAACGTCGCGGCCTATCACGGCTTCCTCTTCTGGGGCCAGCAATACACGCTCGAGGCCGTCGCCGCCGTCATCGTCGGACTCAATCCGCTCCTCACGACGGCCTTCAGCCGGTGGCTCCTCGAG encodes:
- a CDS encoding MGMT family protein encodes the protein MTRRRARFDPDVPFPVAVWNAVRAIPPGRVLSYGDVGLLAGRARAARAVAAALRFTGSTDVPWHRVVGAGGEVRIRDPSLRAEQIRRLRREGVPVDARGRFRYAEYAWRP
- a CDS encoding HU family DNA-binding protein, encoding MAKAKTYTMSDLAEYVSKKGGVSTKDARKIIKLTFEGVATGLKKNDRVAITGMGSFSKKTKPAQRGGKKAKNPFTGEEYITKPKPASTKVKFRPAGAFKGLVG